From a single Notolabrus celidotus isolate fNotCel1 chromosome 7, fNotCel1.pri, whole genome shotgun sequence genomic region:
- the LOC117815929 gene encoding uncharacterized protein LOC117815929 isoform X2 gives MAQTLIKVQRDSKKKYVKLEDLCFSDFLSAVREKFLIPEDIIIQVTDDQGVEVDEDVFPELAAKEMCFVISTDDELPLAESSRTCSDLSDEIVYVTLDLGGVPQPSEVLSSPLGDTGSLTDTLSVSGSLSSETSDPGCEGSLRLNGNVARKAVDQILTSKPAGMTVIKEYEDTGSLKDSTRRLMVNVIVAHMREKEGCHVSKATKEFHALGIVSRFPALKDPYSNKGYEHFYDCRSNKGFLEWRLKTVQRQSRTAFPVKKVVLQGGPTSSRSTVVTTGEQQMGDEYMEAISLLQHTTDRDTVFQKMRETFQYRQQILHDPQHSADLLQIFPRFLDTKGLILQDFSLLFGEEAATRFLQKWNTNFKDKVIQEARNLRESTLLKQHLTSALNEGPNIEWDSDMSSLLVLLHLLTPQPAGRKRAKKISIEEATDHLVKFQKSCQSLEDHLMTTKGRSQPYLLATGTSKAQVLTYYIVMDKKLLPCQSCTSLGAFDELFKSHFVFSVKYEDSLSSLYTFLQTTVYNIDIGSTEETPRVKEMRARLLNKQ, from the exons ATGGCCCAGACATTAATAAAGGTCCAACGAGACTCTAAGAAGAAGTATGTGAAGTTAGAGGACCTTTGCTTCTCTGATTTTCTTAGTGCTG TCCGGGAGAAATTCCTGATACCAGAGGACATAATAATACAAGTCACAGATGACCAAGGTGTAGAGGTGGATGAGGATGTATTTCCTGAACTTGCTgctaaagaaatgtgttttgtcaTCTCCACTGATGATG AACTGCCATTGGCTGAATCCTCCAGGACCTGTAGTGACCTTTCAGACGAGATAGTATATGTGACTCTTG ATCTTGGTGGTGTGCCACAACCAAGTGAAGTGCTATCTTCTCCACTGGGAGACACTGGTAGTCTGACGGATACTCTGTCCGTCTCCGGAAGTCTTAGCAGTGAAACAAGTGATCCAGGATGTGAAGGGAGTCTACGATTGAACGGAAACGTTGCAAGAAAA gccGTGGATCAAATTCTGACCTCAAAGCCAGCAGGAATGACAGTGATTAAAGAGTATGAAGACACTGGGAGTTTAAAAGACTCCACCAGGCGATTAATGGTGAACGTCATTGTAGCACACATGCGTGAAAAAGAAGG ATGTCATGTTAGTAAAGCAACAAAGGAGTTCCATGCCCTTGGGATTGTGTCAAGGTTTCCGGCATTAAAAGACCCATACTCAAACAAGGGATAT GAACATTTTTACGACTGTCGGAGCAACAAAGGCTTTCTTGAGTGGAGACTAAAGACTGTGCAACGTCAGTCCAGAACAGCCTTCCCCGTCAAGAAAGTGGTGCTTCAAGGAGGTCCAACATCATCGAGATCCACTGTGGTTACCACAGGTGAACAGCAAATGGGAGATGAATATATGGAAGCAATATCTCTTCTTCAGCACACAACAGATCGTGACACAGTCTTCCAGAAGATGAGAGAGACCTTCCAGTACCGTCAGCAAATTCTGCATGATCCGCAGCACTCAGCTGATCTTCTGCAAATATTTCCTCGCTTCTTGGACACTAAAGGACTG attttacAAGACTTCTCCTTGCTGTTTGGAGAAGAGGCCGCAACAAGGTTCCTGCAAAAGTGGAACACCAACTTCAAAGACAAGGTCATCCAAGAGGCCAGGAATCTAAGGGAGAGCACGCTTCTGAAACAACACCTCACATCTGCTCTGAATGAAGGACCAAACATCG AGTGGGACAGTGATATGTCATCTCTTCTTGTCCTTCTGCATCTTCTCACACCACAACCAGCTGGAAGAAAACGGGCCAAGAAAATCAGCATTGAAGAGGCAACAGATCATCTGGTGAAATTTCAAAAG TCGTGTCAAAGCCTTGAGGATCATCTGATGACCACCAAAGGACGCTCTCAGCCATATCTTCTTGCCACAGGGACTTCAAAAGCGCAGGTTTTAACCTATTACATTGTCATGGACAAAAAGCTTCTACCGTGTCAGTCATGTACATCCTTGGGGGCTTTTGATGAGCTATTTAAGTCCCATTTTGTCTTCAGTGTGAAATATGAAGATTCTCTGTCCAGCCTGTACACATTTTTGCAGACAACTGTGTACAACATTGACATAGGTAGTACTGAAGAAACGCCAAGAGTCAAAGAGATGAGAGCAAGGCTGTTAAATAAGCAGTAA
- the LOC117815929 gene encoding uncharacterized protein LOC117815929 isoform X1, whose protein sequence is MAQTLIKVQRDSKKKYVKLEDLCFSDFLSAVREKFLIPEDIIIQVTDDQGVEVDEDVFPELAAKEMCFVISTDDELPLAESSRTCSDLSDEIVYVTLDLGGVPQPSEVLSSPLGDTGSLTDTLSVSGSLSSETSDPGCEGSLRLNGNVARKAVDQILTSKPAGMTVIKEYEDTGSLKDSTRRLMVNVIVAHMREKEGCHVSKATKEFHALGIVSRFPALKDPYSNKGYEHFYDCRSNKGFLEWRLKTVQRQSRTAFPVKKVVLQGGPTSSRSTVVTTGEQQMGDEYMEAISLLQHTTDRDTVFQKMRETFQYRQQILHDPQHSADLLQIFPRFLDTKGLILQDFSLLFGEEAATRFLQKWNTNFKDKVIQEARNLRESTLLKQHLTSALNEGPNIGDDPEWDSDMSSLLVLLHLLTPQPAGRKRAKKISIEEATDHLVKFQKSCQSLEDHLMTTKGRSQPYLLATGTSKAQVLTYYIVMDKKLLPCQSCTSLGAFDELFKSHFVFSVKYEDSLSSLYTFLQTTVYNIDIGSTEETPRVKEMRARLLNKQ, encoded by the exons ATGGCCCAGACATTAATAAAGGTCCAACGAGACTCTAAGAAGAAGTATGTGAAGTTAGAGGACCTTTGCTTCTCTGATTTTCTTAGTGCTG TCCGGGAGAAATTCCTGATACCAGAGGACATAATAATACAAGTCACAGATGACCAAGGTGTAGAGGTGGATGAGGATGTATTTCCTGAACTTGCTgctaaagaaatgtgttttgtcaTCTCCACTGATGATG AACTGCCATTGGCTGAATCCTCCAGGACCTGTAGTGACCTTTCAGACGAGATAGTATATGTGACTCTTG ATCTTGGTGGTGTGCCACAACCAAGTGAAGTGCTATCTTCTCCACTGGGAGACACTGGTAGTCTGACGGATACTCTGTCCGTCTCCGGAAGTCTTAGCAGTGAAACAAGTGATCCAGGATGTGAAGGGAGTCTACGATTGAACGGAAACGTTGCAAGAAAA gccGTGGATCAAATTCTGACCTCAAAGCCAGCAGGAATGACAGTGATTAAAGAGTATGAAGACACTGGGAGTTTAAAAGACTCCACCAGGCGATTAATGGTGAACGTCATTGTAGCACACATGCGTGAAAAAGAAGG ATGTCATGTTAGTAAAGCAACAAAGGAGTTCCATGCCCTTGGGATTGTGTCAAGGTTTCCGGCATTAAAAGACCCATACTCAAACAAGGGATAT GAACATTTTTACGACTGTCGGAGCAACAAAGGCTTTCTTGAGTGGAGACTAAAGACTGTGCAACGTCAGTCCAGAACAGCCTTCCCCGTCAAGAAAGTGGTGCTTCAAGGAGGTCCAACATCATCGAGATCCACTGTGGTTACCACAGGTGAACAGCAAATGGGAGATGAATATATGGAAGCAATATCTCTTCTTCAGCACACAACAGATCGTGACACAGTCTTCCAGAAGATGAGAGAGACCTTCCAGTACCGTCAGCAAATTCTGCATGATCCGCAGCACTCAGCTGATCTTCTGCAAATATTTCCTCGCTTCTTGGACACTAAAGGACTG attttacAAGACTTCTCCTTGCTGTTTGGAGAAGAGGCCGCAACAAGGTTCCTGCAAAAGTGGAACACCAACTTCAAAGACAAGGTCATCCAAGAGGCCAGGAATCTAAGGGAGAGCACGCTTCTGAAACAACACCTCACATCTGCTCTGAATGAAGGACCAAACATCGGTGATGATCCAG AGTGGGACAGTGATATGTCATCTCTTCTTGTCCTTCTGCATCTTCTCACACCACAACCAGCTGGAAGAAAACGGGCCAAGAAAATCAGCATTGAAGAGGCAACAGATCATCTGGTGAAATTTCAAAAG TCGTGTCAAAGCCTTGAGGATCATCTGATGACCACCAAAGGACGCTCTCAGCCATATCTTCTTGCCACAGGGACTTCAAAAGCGCAGGTTTTAACCTATTACATTGTCATGGACAAAAAGCTTCTACCGTGTCAGTCATGTACATCCTTGGGGGCTTTTGATGAGCTATTTAAGTCCCATTTTGTCTTCAGTGTGAAATATGAAGATTCTCTGTCCAGCCTGTACACATTTTTGCAGACAACTGTGTACAACATTGACATAGGTAGTACTGAAGAAACGCCAAGAGTCAAAGAGATGAGAGCAAGGCTGTTAAATAAGCAGTAA
- the LOC117815938 gene encoding homeobox protein Nkx-2.5-like, whose product MLLGGIHFLGGAEQELDDMMLQSPLTSTPFSVKDILKLEQQQQQQQSGSLELQHRAQLAGSPPPVPPAPQQQQHFQTQQHSCMLAGARDSPSFSDGEDNLAYLSALAVRAEEDRGETSLSPDMYVHPGLHGAKLEAAELDEQESKTCSLVSREEASETGPGDSDRPVQKQRSRRRPRVLFSQAQVFELERRFKQQRYLSAPEREHLATTLKLTSNQVKIWFQNRRYKCKRQRQDKSLEAAGQQHPHPPPPRRVAVPVLVRDGKPCLGGPQGYAAAAAAGSPYASNPYSYNGYPAYTYNSPAYNSNYSCTYTSIPALPPSSSSNAFMNMNLGNVGGLGGSAQPQTHQGTAVTACQGSLQGIRAW is encoded by the exons ATGTTACTCGGCGGGATTCATTTCCTCGGTGGTGCAGAGCAGGAGCTGGATGACATGATGCTGCAGAGCCCGCTCACCTCCACGCCGTTTTCTGTCAAGGATATCCTCAaactggagcagcagcagcagcagcagcagtccgGGTCTTTGGAGCTCCAGCACAGGGCCCAGTTGGCTggatctcctcctcctgttcctcctgctcctcagcagcagcagcacttccAAACACAGCAACACTCCTGCATGCTCGCAGGGGCCCGGGACAGTCCCTCCTTCTCGGACGGGGAGGACAATCTGGCTTACCTGAGCGCGCTGGCTGTGCGCGCGGAGGAGGACCGAGGGGAGACCAGCCTGTCCCCGGATATGTACGTGCATCCCGGGCTGCACGGAGCCAAGCTGGAGGCCGCCGAGCTGGACGAGCAGGAGAGCA AGACCTGCAGCTTGGTGTCCCGGGAGGAGGCCTCAGAAACCGGCCCGGGAGACTCGGATCGTCCCGTGCAGAAGCAGAGGAGCCGTCGGAGACCCCGGGTCCTCTTCTCCCAGGCTCAGGTCTTCGAGCTGGAGCGTCGCTTCAAGCAGCAGCGTTACCTCTCCGCCCCCGAGCGCGAGCACCTCGCCACCACCCTCAAACTCACCTCCAACCAGGTCAAGATCTGGTTCCAGAACCGGCGCTACAAGTGCAAGAGGCAGCGGCAGGACAAGTCTCTGGAGGCGGCGGGGCAGCAGCACCCTCACCCTCCCCCACCCCGGCGCGTGGCTGTGCCGGTGCTGGTCCGGGATGGGAAGCCTTGTTTGGGGGGACCTCAGGGCTacgctgctgcagctgctgctggttCTCCATATGCATCCAACCCGTACAGCTATAACGGATACCCTGCTTACACATACAACAGCCCTGCTTACAACAGTAACTACAGCTGCACGTACACCAGCATCCCCGCCCTCCccccctccagctcctccaacGCTTTCATGAACATGAACCTGGGGAACGTGGGCGGCCTGGGAGGCTCTGCACAGCCGCAAACACACCAAGGGACAGCGGTCACAGCGTGCCAGGGCTCCCTGCAGGGGATCCGGGCCTGGTAG